Below is a genomic region from Methanocalculus alkaliphilus.
ATCAAGAACGGTTCTATGCGGGAAGAGATCATACTCCTGGTGAAGAAGGCCGATATACATCTTTGCCCGGCCGCGGTACTGGTATCCGGGCCTGCCCATATCGACCCAGTCATCCCCGATCTTGATCTCAAGTTTCCCGCTTGTTGGCTCAAGTATACCAGAGATGATCCGTGAGAGGGTGGTCTTCCCCGCACCACTTGTTCCGATGATCCCAAAGATCTCCTTCTCCTGTATCTCGAAACTGACACCATCAACCGCGCGGATAACCCCACGGTCAACAGAGATATACCGTTTCTTGAGATTATCTGATTTGATCAGGGTAGTACCAAGCTCGGGCTTTGCAAAGACCTCGTTATCCTGGTGTTCTTCCATGAACTTCGCGATGACCTCTTTTGGGGTCCCGACTGCCACTATCTCACCATCAGAGAGGAGGATGGCACGATTTGAGACATCTTCGATTGCACTGGCAAAGTGGGAGGTGATGATCATCCCCATCGAAACCGAGGATGCAGCCTCTTTGAGCATCTCGTGGACAACACGTGCCATCTTTGGATCGAGGGTCGCCGTCGGCTCATCAGCAAAGAGAAGGAACGGCTCTTTTGCCAGCTGACGAGCAAGAACGACGCGCTGCTTCTCACCACCTGAGAGGTCACGGGCGATATGCATCATCCGGTGGGATAAACGGACCTCATCAAGGAGATCTGCGGCACGGGAGACGGCTTTCCCGGATGGATAGCCGACATCATCAAGGGCACGAAGAACATTTTCGATGACACGATCGTTTCCATACAGCGCAAACGTCCGCTGGAACATGATTGCGGTTCGTTTCATCAGATAGCGCCGTGCCGACTCATCATCATTCCATAAATCGATATCTGCCGGCTGAAGCACGCCACCGGAGCAGCGGGTGCATGGTGAGCCTGCGGCACTCTGGAGCTCTACCCTGCCACAGGCGTCACAGACCGATACATGATAGATGATCGTTCCACTTGTCGGGGGCTGATCAATCCCACGAATCAGATGGATCAGAACAGTCTTTCCGGCACCACTCCTTCCGATAATGCCGACGGTCTCACCTTCTTCGATTGTCAGATTGATGTTATTGAGTACCCGTGTGCCATTAAACTCCATGCAAAGGTTTTCGACAGTGATGAAAGGTTTCATAAATTGCCTCTTGAGATAGTATGTAGAGGAAGGAGCATATTAGTCTTTATATGGGAACAGAGCTGCCAGGTTCGACGCGTGCTATCCCTTCGACGATACCGATCACCTCACATACCTCAGTGATGACGTAGTCTGCAGTATTGAAGAGGGCTTCGATCCGCTCGCCGGGCTGCTGCTCAGAGAGTATGGCGATATCCGACTCCCGCATTGCACGGAGGTCATTGATCCCATCCCCGACCATCAGCACTGTACTATACTCTTTCTTCAGATCCTGTACGATCTGTGCCTTCATCGTCGGGGTGGCGACCCCATAGATCCGGTCACGGGGAATGCCAAGATAATCACCCATCCTCTCAAGTTTTGAGCCCCGATCCCCGGAGGCGATGAAGGTGGCAACCCCCATCTGGTGCAGGCGCGTTATCGTCTCCTTTGCACCCGGGAACGGGCTCCCACCGGCTGTCAGGGTGAATTCGATGGATCTCGTCCTGATGTTGAGGATCGCACCGGAGTTGATGGCCATAATCGTCTTCTGCTTGCTGCACCTGACCCATACATCCCGGATCGTCTCCTGAAGATCACCAACAACAGCATGCTCCTCATGATAGAGTATAGCGGCTACATCATCCTGTGTGATAACCTTACGTCCACAGGAGACCCCAAAGTCGATACAATGATCTCGAAGAAACGCTGAGAGAAGCTGATCTTTATCCCCTTTCATCACATCCTCGGAATGGACATTGATGAGGATGAGTATCCGGTCGGCATCATCGAAGGTGAGCGTCGTACTCTCGACATCCCCAAGGAGTGTGCCTTCAAATACATCCTTTGCGGCCCGGTATGTCCGCAGGAGGGTTCCGGCACTATCAAAGACTACTGCAATCGTCATCGGATCAAGACCACCATTTATCTATACTATCGACGAGGGTTCTTATATGCCTCTTACTACGACAGCCGAAGCTATCAGGTCGATGGAGATCCGGGGTGCCGGACGTATAGCGCGTGCAGCAGCTGCCGCGCTCCGTGACCATGCAGGGACGATCACCACAGACGATCTCAGGGATTTCAGGGACGAGATGTATCAGGCAGCGTATCTCCTCCGATCCACCCGCCCGACTGCCGTATCGCTCCCAAATGCCATCCATATTGTTATGAGGGATCTCAGAACGGCAGGAGATGCAACCGATGCGCGCAGCGGGATTATCAGAAATGCCGGGGCGTTCATCAGATCCTCAGAGGAGGCGGTCAGGACGATCGGCATGATCGGAGCCAACCAGATCAGGGACGGCGACACCATTCTGACCCACTGCAACTCCGAAGCTGCTCTCGCCTGTATCATCGAGGCGAAGAGACAGGGGAAAGAGATAGAGGTCTTTGCAACCGAGGTGCGCCCCTGGAACCAGGGGAGGCTGACCATCGAGGCTCTTAACCATCATGAGATACCGACACATTTCATCGTCGATTCGGCAGTCCGGTTCTTCATCAATGATGTCGATCTCGCCATTGCAGGTGCTGATGCCATCTCTGCAGATGGATCGGTGATCAATAAGATTGGAACCTCACAGATCGCCCTTGCGGCCCATGAAGCCCGGACGAAGATGATCATCGCAGCTGAGACCTACAAATTCGCACCCCGGTCAAGTATCGGCCTTGAGATCCCGGTAGAGGAGAGGCCGGGATCAGAGGTGCTTCCTGATGAGATCGCGCAGAAATATCCCTTTGTCAGGGTGCGTAATCCGGTCTTTGACAGGACACCCGGGACCTATATCGATCTCATCGTCACCGAGGAGGGGGTCATTCCACCCGAATATGCACCGGTAATCATCAGGGAGCACCTTGGATGGCAGGTATCGGATTTTGAGGAGGAGTTCCGGCAAATGTAAGAAGAAGGGATATCCTTTTTTCTATCCATCATGCAAGATGAATGAGGAGATTGATCATGGGTATTGAATTTGTCAAATTACAGGGGAATGGCAATGATTTCATCCTCATCGACGAGATGAATGGAGAGGTCATTCCGGAAGAGATGAAGCCGAAGTTTGCGATGTTATTCTGTGACCGCAGGTTCGGGATAGGCGGGGATGGTGTCCTCTTCATCTCAAAGTCAGAGACTGCGGATATCAGGATGCGCCTCCTTCAGCCTGACGAGTCGGAGGCAGAGATGTGCGGAAACGGAATCCGTTGCCTCGTCAGGTACGCTTCTGACCGGGAATATGTCGGAGAGGAGTGTACGGTTGAGACGATGGCAGGCATCATGCCGGTGAAACTCGGATATACCGATGAGGGGGACTTCTTTGCAACAATTACGATGCCGATTCCGGCATTTGCCAGAAGTGAGATTCCAGCGACCGGAGAATCAGATGCCGACTATTCTGAGGAGATTGCCACCTATCAGGTCTATGCGGTCAATACCGGAGTCCCTCATGCAGTCGTCTTCGTCAGTGAGATAGGTGCCATCGATCCCGGGCAGATCGGTCCCGTCATCAGGAATCACCAGACCTTCCCAAAAGGTGCAAATGTCAACTTTGTCGAGAAGGTCGCCGACAGCACCCTCCGGATCCGGACATTCGAGCGCGGTGTCGAGAGTGAGACGATGTCCTGCGGAACGGGTGCAACGGCATCAGCGGCAGTCGCCCGAAAACTCGGCTATGTCGGCAACGACGTTCTGGTCGAGACGAAGGGCGGCCCGCTCCGAATTTCGTTTGGCGAGACAGTGACGATGACCGGACCCGCAGAGTCGGTCTTCATCGGTATGATCCAGCTCTGAGAACCGCCATATAAAAGTTAAAACGATGAGAGCCGGAATATTCCGGTCTCTTCTCCCTTTTCAGAAGATATATTCAGCAGATCCGAATGCCGTCTCCGGTGATGATAAAATCAAAATATTCCCCTTCCGGCCGTGAACGGTGTTTCACGACGATTGCACGCCTCTTCTCCTCCCTCCGTTCGATCCTGATGATCGCCTTTGAGATATGGGAGAGTGAGGTGCCTCCAAGGCCCGAGAACCGGTTTGTGGTGACATCCATATACACCTGATTGGTGATGAGCGCCGGGATCTCATGCTTGCGGGTGAGCGAGAGGAGATCGATCATCTGTCTCCCAAGTACCTTGAGCGCGTCACCACGCCGTTCCATCTCTGAGCGGTAAAGGGCTGTGGCAGAGTCGAGAACAATCAGCCCGATCTTCTTCTTTTGAAAGATCTTCTCTGCATCAAGGATCATCACACCCTGTTCGGCAAAGTCGATTGGTTCATAGAGGAAGAGCCGGGTTGCGAGATCCGCCGCAGGATCATCACCTCCTGCTACCTGGGTGAAGCGATCCGGAGAGAAGCCTTCGGTATCGAAGAAGATGACCCCCTCCCCCTCCCTGAGGGTTGCAACCGCAGCCATCAGGGCGAGGGTGCTCTTCCCGCTCCCCGGCTCCCCATAGATCTGGGTGATCATCCTCCGCTCAAGGCCGCCGCCGAGGATGCGGTCAAGATCGGGGCTTCCGGTTCGTACCCGGTTTATCTCCACCTCTCCAACTCCTTCCGTGCGGCATCCTCAGCCTGCCACTTCACCTCACGAACCGGGCGGCCCTGTCTCACAGCAGCCGCCAGAACTGCATCAAACTCCGCCTTGACGGTGAGGGTCTCCCCCTTCCATGAACCGACCTTGACCCCGATCTCATCCCCCTCAGGGAGCCTGACGGTGATAAACCGTCGATCTGCGATGAACCGGTGGACCGAGGGGATGCACCGGACACCGAGTGTTCCAAGCTCCTCTGCCAGGATCAGGGCGAGTCGTTCGGAGTCCTCCTGGCGGCAGATAACCCTGATGAGATGACCGGGACGCCCTTTCTTCATGATGAGGGGGCTGGCAGAGGCGTCCCTGGCACCTTCCCGGTGAAGGCGGGCGATAGTTGCTGCGATAACCTCGCCATCCGCATCATCGACATTCGTCTCAAGGATATCGACCCAGACCCCAAAACCCCCGCTCTCGAGGATCATCACCCTCAGAATGTTCGGGCGATCCGGGGGATCCCGGGTACCGGCACCATAGCCGATGGATGCAATCGTTCCATCAGCCGGAGCCTCCCCAGCAAAAGAGGAGAAAAACTCGGCAAGGAGTGCAGCACCTGTCGGGGTGGTCAGCTCCCCGGTCTCCTCCATGGAAGGACGGACGGTCAGTCCCGAATCCTGAAGGATGTATGCCGTTGCCGGAGCTGGAACCGGCATCCTGCCGTGCGCGGAGTTGATCGTTCCCATACCGAGCGGAACGGGAAGGACCGGGATGGTATCAGGGGAGAGGGAGAGGAGCGCGGTACATGCACCCACCACATCAGCTATTGCATCATCTGCTCCGACCTCATGGAAATGGGGATGATCACCATGAACACGCACCTCGGCTGCATGAATCCTCTGGAAGACCCGTTCGGCCATATTTTTCGCCTCATCAGGCGCATCAGCCATGGAGAGACGATCAAGCACCTCTTCCAGAGTCCGGGTACAGTCTTCGGCGCAGGTCTGAATATACGTCGCGGTGATCCCCCTCCGCTTCACCTTTGTGATCACCGGCTCACCAACGACCGATGCCATCGCTCGTCTAACGAGTTCTTCGTCTGCTCCTGCATCAAGGAGGGCTCCGATGATCATATCCCCGGCAGCACCATTCGCCGGATCAAAGAGGATTGTCCGCATCGTTAAACACTACTTATATGTCCGGATACCGATGACAATAAAGTAATGCCTGAAGTTTTTCTGAAAGTCGATTCTGCCTATCCCGAAGACCTTGGTGGAGGGAAGGCACGGCTCGATCCTGAGACGATGCTTGCCCTCCGTGTCTCGCCGGGAGACCTTGTGACCATCGAAGGAAAGAAACAGACGATCGCAAAGGTCTGGAGAGCGATGGCAAAGGACTGGGATCAGCAGAAGATCCGGATCGATAAGTTCACCCGTGAGAACGCATCCGTCGCCATCGGGGATCGGGTTAAAATCAAAAAGATCGAGGCGGTCATCGAGGCGAAGGAGATAGTGATTGCGCCGCCTGAAAACATCCCCCCGAATCTCCCGATCAGCATGGAGCATGCTGCACAGGGGCTCATCAACTTTCCAGTCTCCATCGGCGATGTCGTTCCCATCAGGGCGATGATGGTACCACAGCTTGTTGAGTTCAAAGTCATCAGTATCGAGCCCGAGGATGCGATGATCATCTCCAGAAATACCCAGATAATGATATCTGACAAGCCGGCTGCCGGATTTGAAGGGCTCAAGCGGATCAGCTATGAGGATATCGGAGGGCTGAAGGATGAGCTCCAGCGGCTCAGGGAGACGATAGAACTCCCGATCCGTCACCCCGAGCTCTTCAAGACCCTGGGTATCGAGCCGCCAAAGGGTGTCCTCCTCTACGGACCTCCGGGAACCGGCAAGACCCTCATCGCACGTGCAGTCGCCAACGAGTCAGGTGCACATTTCATCTCAATCGCCGGACCGGAGGTGATCTCAAAGTACTACGGAGAGTCTGAACAGCGCCTCCGGGAGGTCTTTGAGGAGGCAAACGAGAATGCGCCATCGATCATCTTCATCGATGAGCTCGACTCGATCGCACCGAAGCGGGAAGATGTAACCGGAGAGGTCGAGCGTCGTGTCGTGGCACAGCTTCTGACGATGATGGACGGGCTTGAGGAGCGGGGGCAGGTCGTCGTCATCGGGGCGACGAACCGCCTCGATGCCATCGATCCCGCACTCCGGCGACCGGGCCGGTTCGATCGCGAGATCGAGATCGGGGTCCCCCCGACGGCCGACCGGGAGGAGATCCTGAACATTCATACCCGCGGAATGCCGCTTGACGAGACGGTCAGAATCGATCTGATTGCCACCCAGACACATGGATTTGTTGGTGCGGATCTTGCAGCCCTCGCCCGCGAGGCGGCGATTCGCTCACTCCGCCGTCATCTGCCGATGATCGATCTTGAACAGGAATCAATCCCCCAGGAGATCCTCGACGAGTTGAAAGTGACCGGAAATGACTTCCGGGAGGCACAGCGTGAGGTATCGCCGTCTGCCATGCGTGAGGTGATGCTTGAAGGTACCAATATCCGCTGGTCCGATATCGGTGGCCTTGCCTCAGCACGGCAGGAGATCCGCGAGGCAGTCGAACTCCCGCTGACCGAAAGGGAGAGATTTGAGGAACTCGGGATACAGCCACCAAAAGGTGTCCTCCTCTATGGACCCCCCGGAACAGGCAAGACCCTTATCGCAAAAGCGGTCGCGACCGAGTCAGGTGCAAACTTTATTCCAGTGAAGGGTCCGCAGCTCCTCTCAAAATGGGTTGGTGAGAGTGAGCGGGCGGTCAGGGAGATCTTCAAGAAAGGAAGGCAGGTTGCGCCATCGATCATCTTCTTCGATGAGATGGATGCCCTGACACCGGCCAGGGGAGCCTCAGGGGAGGCATCCCACACCATCGAGAGCGTCCTCAACCAGATCCTCACCGAGATCGACGGGATCGAGGAGATGCGGGACGTCGTTGTGATGGGCGCGACGAACAGGCCGGATATCGTCGATCCCGCCCTTCTTCGCCCAGGGAGATTTGACCGGCTCGTCTATATCGGGGAGCCTGACAGAAAGGACCGTGAGATGATCATCAGGATCCATCTCAGGAGTATGCCGGTCGAGGGAGATCTCATCGAGGAATGGGTTGATCTCCTCGAGAACCTCGAGTATAGTTGTATCATTTCGGTCTTTGAGTCGATCGGAACCGGATCAGAGGTGACAACTGATGCGATCCGATCCGCGGCAGCGGATCTTCCACGAAAAGAGGAGAGGCAACTGAAGCGATCGGAGATCAGGAAGCTCATCTTCGAATGTATCCCAAGATGTGATCAGCAGTATTCAGATCCTGCCCGTACTGATCTCATCACAAAGATTGCAGACCAGACGGAAGGATACGTCGGATCTGACCTCGAAGGGCTCTGCAGGGAGGCAGGGATGCTTGCGATGCGTGAGGGAGTATCCAGGGTTGCTATCAGGCATTTCGAAGCGGCATTTGAGAAGATCCACCCCACAATGAATGAACGCCTGGTAGAATACTATAAACGAATCCAGCAACACTTCAAGGGCGGTCTTCCAAAGCAGTCACAACCGATTGAGTACCAGTAACTACTTAACAGAAGGGGAGGAAACCCATCTCCCCATGGTACCTGAGACAGAGAAGGAGCACTGGTCTTCAGGATTAGGATTTATCCTTGCTTCAATCGGTGCTGCGGTCGGTATCGGAAATATCTGGCGATTCTCGACGCATGTGGGTGAAAACGGAGGAGGGGCGTTTCTACTCCCGTTCCTCCTTGCCGTCTTTGTTATCGCCCTCCCCCTGATGATCCTTGAGATCAAGGCCGGCCGTGCGCTTGCCGCAGATGTCGTCACTGCTTTTGAGAAGGTCCATCATCATTTCGATAAGGTGGGCTGGCTCTTTATTGCAGTCGGTTTTGTCATCCTCAGCTATTATCTTGTTATCACCGGGTGGACACTCGCCTTCGTCTTCTTCTCCCTGCTCTCCACTGATGGCTGCTTTGAGACATTTACCGGGAGCTATGCTCCGGTCGCCTTCTTCATCATCTCCGCACTCCTGACAGGCGGTGTGGTCGCTCTTGGTGTTAAGGAGGGGATCGAGCGGATTGCCCGCTGGTTCATCCCACTCAGCTTCTTCATCCTGATCGGCCTTGCGATCTACGTCATCACCCTTTCAGGGTACCGGGAGGGGATCGAATTCTTCCTCACCCCTGACTTCTCTGTCCTCTCTGATCCCATGCTCTGGGGATCCGCCTTCGGCCAGGCATTCTTCTCCCTTTCTGTCGGCACAGGTATCCTCCT
It encodes:
- the atwA gene encoding methyl coenzyme M reductase system, component A2, yielding MKPFITVENLCMEFNGTRVLNNINLTIEEGETVGIIGRSGAGKTVLIHLIRGIDQPPTSGTIIYHVSVCDACGRVELQSAAGSPCTRCSGGVLQPADIDLWNDDESARRYLMKRTAIMFQRTFALYGNDRVIENVLRALDDVGYPSGKAVSRAADLLDEVRLSHRMMHIARDLSGGEKQRVVLARQLAKEPFLLFADEPTATLDPKMARVVHEMLKEAASSVSMGMIITSHFASAIEDVSNRAILLSDGEIVAVGTPKEVIAKFMEEHQDNEVFAKPELGTTLIKSDNLKKRYISVDRGVIRAVDGVSFEIQEKEIFGIIGTSGAGKTTLSRIISGILEPTSGKLEIKIGDDWVDMGRPGYQYRGRAKMYIGLLHQEYDLFPHRTVLDNLTDSIGLEFPKQLAMRKAMITLKMAGFSEEKGKAVLNRLPNTLSEGERHRVALAQVLIREPRIIVLDEPTGTMDPITKVDVKHSILHSREEMEETFIVVSHDMEFVQDICDRCALMRGGKIVRIGTTTEIMNLLTEEEKNIMSRAIQGE
- a CDS encoding HAD family hydrolase, with the translated sequence MTIAVVFDSAGTLLRTYRAAKDVFEGTLLGDVESTTLTFDDADRILILINVHSEDVMKGDKDQLLSAFLRDHCIDFGVSCGRKVITQDDVAAILYHEEHAVVGDLQETIRDVWVRCSKQKTIMAINSGAILNIRTRSIEFTLTAGGSPFPGAKETITRLHQMGVATFIASGDRGSKLERMGDYLGIPRDRIYGVATPTMKAQIVQDLKKEYSTVLMVGDGINDLRAMRESDIAILSEQQPGERIEALFNTADYVITEVCEVIGIVEGIARVEPGSSVPI
- a CDS encoding ribose 1,5-bisphosphate isomerase, which translates into the protein MPLTTTAEAIRSMEIRGAGRIARAAAAALRDHAGTITTDDLRDFRDEMYQAAYLLRSTRPTAVSLPNAIHIVMRDLRTAGDATDARSGIIRNAGAFIRSSEEAVRTIGMIGANQIRDGDTILTHCNSEAALACIIEAKRQGKEIEVFATEVRPWNQGRLTIEALNHHEIPTHFIVDSAVRFFINDVDLAIAGADAISADGSVINKIGTSQIALAAHEARTKMIIAAETYKFAPRSSIGLEIPVEERPGSEVLPDEIAQKYPFVRVRNPVFDRTPGTYIDLIVTEEGVIPPEYAPVIIREHLGWQVSDFEEEFRQM
- the dapF gene encoding diaminopimelate epimerase yields the protein MGIEFVKLQGNGNDFILIDEMNGEVIPEEMKPKFAMLFCDRRFGIGGDGVLFISKSETADIRMRLLQPDESEAEMCGNGIRCLVRYASDREYVGEECTVETMAGIMPVKLGYTDEGDFFATITMPIPAFARSEIPATGESDADYSEEIATYQVYAVNTGVPHAVVFVSEIGAIDPGQIGPVIRNHQTFPKGANVNFVEKVADSTLRIRTFERGVESETMSCGTGATASAAVARKLGYVGNDVLVETKGGPLRISFGETVTMTGPAESVFIGMIQL
- the radB gene encoding DNA repair and recombination protein RadB, producing MEINRVRTGSPDLDRILGGGLERRMITQIYGEPGSGKSTLALMAAVATLREGEGVIFFDTEGFSPDRFTQVAGGDDPAADLATRLFLYEPIDFAEQGVMILDAEKIFQKKKIGLIVLDSATALYRSEMERRGDALKVLGRQMIDLLSLTRKHEIPALITNQVYMDVTTNRFSGLGGTSLSHISKAIIRIERREEKRRAIVVKHRSRPEGEYFDFIITGDGIRIC
- the larC gene encoding nickel pincer cofactor biosynthesis protein LarC, translating into MRTILFDPANGAAGDMIIGALLDAGADEELVRRAMASVVGEPVITKVKRRGITATYIQTCAEDCTRTLEEVLDRLSMADAPDEAKNMAERVFQRIHAAEVRVHGDHPHFHEVGADDAIADVVGACTALLSLSPDTIPVLPVPLGMGTINSAHGRMPVPAPATAYILQDSGLTVRPSMEETGELTTPTGAALLAEFFSSFAGEAPADGTIASIGYGAGTRDPPDRPNILRVMILESGGFGVWVDILETNVDDADGEVIAATIARLHREGARDASASPLIMKKGRPGHLIRVICRQEDSERLALILAEELGTLGVRCIPSVHRFIADRRFITVRLPEGDEIGVKVGSWKGETLTVKAEFDAVLAAAVRQGRPVREVKWQAEDAARKELERWR
- a CDS encoding CDC48 family AAA ATPase is translated as MPEVFLKVDSAYPEDLGGGKARLDPETMLALRVSPGDLVTIEGKKQTIAKVWRAMAKDWDQQKIRIDKFTRENASVAIGDRVKIKKIEAVIEAKEIVIAPPENIPPNLPISMEHAAQGLINFPVSIGDVVPIRAMMVPQLVEFKVISIEPEDAMIISRNTQIMISDKPAAGFEGLKRISYEDIGGLKDELQRLRETIELPIRHPELFKTLGIEPPKGVLLYGPPGTGKTLIARAVANESGAHFISIAGPEVISKYYGESEQRLREVFEEANENAPSIIFIDELDSIAPKREDVTGEVERRVVAQLLTMMDGLEERGQVVVIGATNRLDAIDPALRRPGRFDREIEIGVPPTADREEILNIHTRGMPLDETVRIDLIATQTHGFVGADLAALAREAAIRSLRRHLPMIDLEQESIPQEILDELKVTGNDFREAQREVSPSAMREVMLEGTNIRWSDIGGLASARQEIREAVELPLTERERFEELGIQPPKGVLLYGPPGTGKTLIAKAVATESGANFIPVKGPQLLSKWVGESERAVREIFKKGRQVAPSIIFFDEMDALTPARGASGEASHTIESVLNQILTEIDGIEEMRDVVVMGATNRPDIVDPALLRPGRFDRLVYIGEPDRKDREMIIRIHLRSMPVEGDLIEEWVDLLENLEYSCIISVFESIGTGSEVTTDAIRSAAADLPRKEERQLKRSEIRKLIFECIPRCDQQYSDPARTDLITKIADQTEGYVGSDLEGLCREAGMLAMREGVSRVAIRHFEAAFEKIHPTMNERLVEYYKRIQQHFKGGLPKQSQPIEYQ
- a CDS encoding sodium-dependent transporter; protein product: MVPETEKEHWSSGLGFILASIGAAVGIGNIWRFSTHVGENGGGAFLLPFLLAVFVIALPLMILEIKAGRALAADVVTAFEKVHHHFDKVGWLFIAVGFVILSYYLVITGWTLAFVFFSLLSTDGCFETFTGSYAPVAFFIISALLTGGVVALGVKEGIERIARWFIPLSFFILIGLAIYVITLSGYREGIEFFLTPDFSVLSDPMLWGSAFGQAFFSLSVGTGILLTYGSYLRRTVPIARSAVYITLADLTVAILAGLIIFPIVFTHGLSPAMGAELTFVILPQAFEMIPYGAYVGFAFFLLLFVSALTATVSMIEMPIASLIARRGISRRRASLLLTGGVLLIGLPSALSYSAMNLSVQGIPILDLLDETAGTFGLPLTALATAIAFAWLLDPHLLREKGGMKGPIPHFILWVCRYVIPVVLVVTLFILTMDLLTG